In the Juglans microcarpa x Juglans regia isolate MS1-56 chromosome 6D, Jm3101_v1.0, whole genome shotgun sequence genome, one interval contains:
- the LOC121234773 gene encoding protein VTE6, chloroplastic-like isoform X2, with product MMATHAGSVQSALLEAMKVIRSSPPTWQSALLNNLFIFVLGSPILVSGLSLSGIGAAFLLGNLTWRAFGPPGFLLVATYFIIGTAATKVKMAQKEAQGVAEKRKGRRGPASVIGSSAAGCFCAFLSIFGVGGEAFSQVWKLGFVASFCTKLSDTVSSEIGKAYGKTTYLVTTLKVVPRGTEGAVSVEGTIAGFLASFLLSFGSCVMGELNNDVVNIINISMGSIIAVLMQQVVFRN from the exons ATGATGGCGACCCATGCAGGCAGCGTGCAGAGCGCGCTATTGGAGGCAATGAAGGTGATCCGGTCCTCCCCTCCCACGTGGCAGTCCGCCCTCCTCAACAAtctcttcatttttgttttgggttcaCCAATTCTGGTCTCCGGGCTATCTCTTTCAGGCATTGGTGCTGCTTTCCTTTTGGGCAATCTCACTTGGCGTGCCTTTGGTCCCCCGGGTTTCCTTCTCGTTGCCACTTACTTCATCATT GGCACAGCGGCAACAAAAGTGAAAATGGCACAAAAGGAGGCTCAGGGGGTTGCTGAGAAGAGAAAAGGAAGGAGAGGACCAGCTAGTGTTATTGGTTCCAGTGCTGCTGGTTGCTTCTGTGCTTTTCTTTCAATCTTTGGAGTTGGGGGAGAGGCATTTTCTCAGGTTTGGAAACTCGGATTTGTTGCCAGCTTTTGTACAAAGTTGAGTGATACTGTCTCAAGTGAGATAGGGAAGGCATATGGCAAAACAAC GTATTTAGTTACCACGCTTAAGGTAGTCCCAAGGGGAACAGAAGGGGCTGTGAGTGTCGAGGGAACCATTGCTGGATTTTTGgcatcatttcttctttcctttgGTAGTTGTGTCATGGGTGAG CTCAACAATGATGTTGTCAATATTATCAATATATCCATGGGCAGCATTATAGCCGTCCTCATGCAGCAGGTTGTTTTCCGAAACTGA
- the LOC121236221 gene encoding protein ROOT INITIATION DEFECTIVE 3-like encodes MPFLFSHLNQPSILTLSLPAKKMSSSSHEIILTSSPDGPIIAYDASSGAILASFIGSRSPRQGLVLVGKTFIAASHISPATASGSIHLYNWWSSTAFHHLPLPEPVAPITATSDGLYLFAGGLSGSIHALSLPSGNLLKSLPAHEKPVSCLKISNDGSLLISGGDDGALVVVPIFLLVEASTNENGGNIILHRFPAHADSVTDITLGVGLCNSTIISCSLDCTCKFWNLSRGTHLRTVAFPCIIFGVALDPTESEFHAAGLDGSVYKGTLLVGSKKLVSHGGELVKWTQKHDGAVISLGITNEGRNLVSAAEDGSVWIRVITTGEIIMALKNEMGSISDMVVSIGRISYGKGHGVGGTSATDESGNRSLSGRELSFPIKQTLEMEEILTLVAKDRSRAIDMLESAIDMYEKLLELILKEAKAGTGTGGE; translated from the coding sequence ATGCCCTTCTTGTTTTCCCACCTCAACCAACCTTCTATTCTCACACTGTCTCTGCCTGCCAAAAAAATGTCATCTTCCTCTCATGAAATTATCCTCACTAGTTCTCCTGATGGCCCCATTATCGCCTACGATGCCTCCTCAGGTGCCATTCTAGCCAGCTTTATTGGCAGCCGATCACCTCGTCAAGGGCTTGTCCTTGTTGGGAAAACTTTCATTGCTGCCTCTCATATCTCCCCCGCCACAGCCTCTGGTTCCATCCACCTCTATAATTGGTGGTCTTCAACTGCCTTCCACCACCTTCCTCTCCCCGAACCTGTTGCTCCTATCACTGCCACTTCCGATGGTTTGTATCTCTTTGCTGGTGGCCTTTCAGGCAGTATCCATGCCCTGTCACTCCCCTCAGGGAACCTACTCAAATCACTTCCCGCTCATGAAAAACCTGTCTCTTGCCTCAAAATCAGTAATGATGGATCACTCTTGATTTCGGGTGGCGATGATGGTGCTCTTGTTGTTGTCCCAATCTTTCTACTTGTAGAGGCCTCAACAAATGAGAATGGAGGCAATATCATACTGCATCGATTTCCAGCACATGCTGATTCAGTTACTGACATTACTCTTGGAGTGGGGCTCTGCAACTCCACAATAATCTCTTGCTCATTGGATTGTACATGTAAGTTCTGGAATCTTTCACGTGGGACACATCTTAGGACAGTGGCATTCCCATGCATAATTTTTGGAGTTGCACTAGACCCAACAGAGTCTGAGTTTCATGCAGCAGGGTTAGATGGTTCTGTTTACAAGGGAACATTGTTGGTTGGAAGTAAAAAACTTGTTAGCCATGGGGGGGAACTGGTGAAATGGACCCAAAAACATGATGGGGCAGTCATATCTTTAGGGATAACAAATGAGGGGCGGAATTTGGTATCTGCAGCAGAAGATGGAAGTGTATGGATTCGGGTAATCACGACGGGAGAGATCATTATGGCTCTTAAAAATGAGATGGGGAGCATTAGTGATATGGTGGTGAGCATAGGGAGGATTAGTTATGGCAAGGGGCATGGTGTTGGAGGGACTTCTGCAACTGATGAATCAGGGAATCGAAGTCTTTCTGGTAGAGAGTTGAGTTTTCCCATAAAGCAGACACTAGAAATGGAAGAGATATTGACTTTGGTGGCAAAGGACAGGAGCAGAGCCATTGACATGCTTGAATCTGCCATCGATATGTACGAGAAGCTCTTGGAACTCATTCTCAAAGAAGCCAAGGCAGGCACCGGCACAGGTGGTGAGTAA
- the LOC121234284 gene encoding protein FLX-like 1 yields MSGRNRGPPLPLKGAPHAGLPPAVREVPFGRGVGPMPHPALLEEMRESHFGMGPRPLPPHPAIIQEGLDAQYQEIQGLLVDNQRLAATHVALKQELEATQHELQRMGHFADSLRAEKDGQMRELYEKSVHLEVDLRGVEAMRAELIQVRADIKELSVGRQDLTGQVQAMTQDLARLTADLQQAPALRAEIESMKQELQRAKAAIEYEKKGYADNYEHGQVMEKKLLSMARELEKLRAEIANAEKRARAAAAVGNPGTGYNMNYGNPEAGYAGNLYPASYGMNPAQVGAENFPHYGPGPASWSAYEMQRAQGHR; encoded by the exons ATGTCTGGAAGAAATCGAGGACCCCCTCTTCCATTGAAAGGAGCTCCTCATGCTGGATTGCCCCCTGCAGTTCGTGAAGTGCCATTTGGCAGGGGGGTTGGGCCAATGCCCCATCCAGCTCTACTTGAGGAGATGAGAGAATCCCATTTCGGAATGGGTCCGAGGCCGCTTCCTCCTCATCCTGCAATAATTCAGGAGGGTCTTGATGCTCAGTATCAAGAAATTCAGGGTCTCTTAGTCGATAACCAGAGGCTAGCTGCCACCCATGTTGCCCTTAAGCAGGAACTGGAAGCTACCCAGCATGAGTTGCAAAGAATGGGTCACTTTGCAGACTCCTTGCGGGCGGAGAAGGATGGTCAGATGAGAGAATTGTATGAGAAGTCTGTTCATTTGGAGGTGGATCTTCGTGGGGTTGAGGCTATGCGTGCTGAGCTTATTCAAGTTCGTGCCGATATTAAAGAGCTCAGTGTTGGAAGGCAGGACCTGACAGGTCAGGTACAAGCGATGACACAAGATTTGGCTAGACTTACAGCAGATTTGCAACAGGCGCCAGCATTACGAGCAGAAATTGAGTCTATGAAGCAGGAGTTGCAACGTGCAAA AGCAGCCATTGAGTATGAGAAGAAAGGATATGCAGACAATTATGAGCATGGTCAAGTGATGGAGAAGAAGCTGCTCTCAATGGCTCGAGAATTGGAGAAGCTTCGTGCAGAGATTGCTAATGCAGAGAAGAGAGCTCGTGCTGCAGCTGCTGTTGGGAACCCAG GGACAGGCTACAACATGAATTATGGCAATCCTGAGGCAGGTTATGCAGGAAATCTTTATCCTGCTAGCTATGGCATGAATCCT GCACAGGTGGGTGCAGAAAATTTCCCCCATTATGGACCTGGTCCTGCTTCCTGGAGTGCCTATGAAATGCAACGAGCGCAAGGACACAGATAG
- the LOC121234773 gene encoding protein VTE6, chloroplastic-like isoform X1 translates to MMATHAGSVQSALLEAMKVIRSSPPTWQSALLNNLFIFVLGSPILVSGLSLSGIGAAFLLGNLTWRAFGPPGFLLVATYFIIGTAATKVKMAQKEAQGVAEKRKGRRGPASVIGSSAAGCFCAFLSIFGVGGEAFSQVWKLGFVASFCTKLSDTVSSEIGKAYGKTTYLVTTLKVVPRGTEGAVSVEGTIAGFLASFLLSFGSCVMGELGAAEAIICLIASQIANVGESIIGAALQEKEGFQWLNNDVVNIINISMGSIIAVLMQQVVFRN, encoded by the exons ATGATGGCGACCCATGCAGGCAGCGTGCAGAGCGCGCTATTGGAGGCAATGAAGGTGATCCGGTCCTCCCCTCCCACGTGGCAGTCCGCCCTCCTCAACAAtctcttcatttttgttttgggttcaCCAATTCTGGTCTCCGGGCTATCTCTTTCAGGCATTGGTGCTGCTTTCCTTTTGGGCAATCTCACTTGGCGTGCCTTTGGTCCCCCGGGTTTCCTTCTCGTTGCCACTTACTTCATCATT GGCACAGCGGCAACAAAAGTGAAAATGGCACAAAAGGAGGCTCAGGGGGTTGCTGAGAAGAGAAAAGGAAGGAGAGGACCAGCTAGTGTTATTGGTTCCAGTGCTGCTGGTTGCTTCTGTGCTTTTCTTTCAATCTTTGGAGTTGGGGGAGAGGCATTTTCTCAGGTTTGGAAACTCGGATTTGTTGCCAGCTTTTGTACAAAGTTGAGTGATACTGTCTCAAGTGAGATAGGGAAGGCATATGGCAAAACAAC GTATTTAGTTACCACGCTTAAGGTAGTCCCAAGGGGAACAGAAGGGGCTGTGAGTGTCGAGGGAACCATTGCTGGATTTTTGgcatcatttcttctttcctttgGTAGTTGTGTCATGGGTGAG CTAGGTGCAGCTGAAGCTATAATATGCCTAATAGCTTCCCAGATTGCTAATGTTGGGGAAAGCATAATAGGTGCTGCGCTTCAGGAGAAGGAAGGATTTCAATGG CTCAACAATGATGTTGTCAATATTATCAATATATCCATGGGCAGCATTATAGCCGTCCTCATGCAGCAGGTTGTTTTCCGAAACTGA
- the LOC121234887 gene encoding LOW QUALITY PROTEIN: B-box zinc finger protein 22-like (The sequence of the model RefSeq protein was modified relative to this genomic sequence to represent the inferred CDS: deleted 1 base in 1 codon), whose translation MKIQCNVCEAAEAAVLCCADEAALCWACDEKIHTANKLASMHQRVPLSSSSSQMPKCDICQETVGYFFCLEDRALLCRKCDVAIHTANAYVSAHQRFLLTGVKVGLEPTEPVASSSSGKSVSREKVPESEARSFSRRDSLPLAGQYNEVLPNPVGGVGDFASSKVLYTGGSFAGIIPQWPIDEYLGLPEYNQNYGYLDNGSSKADSGKLGESDSPILRAFEEELDDDECLGQVPEASWAVPQVPSPPTASGLYWPKNYQNALEGTVFVPDICHSRAQNPIHYQHNGTISKRRRQL comes from the exons ATGAAGATACAGTGCAACGTGTGCGAGGCAGCGGAGGCGGCGGTGCTGTGCTGCGCGGACGAGGCGGCACTGTGTTGGGCCTGCGACGAGAAGATTCACACGGCCAACAAGCTCGCTAGCATGCACCAGAGAGTCCCTCTCTCGAGCTCATCCTCTCAGATGCCCAAGTGTGATATCTGCCAG GAGACAGTTGGCTACTTCTTTTGTCTAGAGGATCGAGCTTTACTCTGCAGAAAATGTGATGTTGCCATACATACAGCGAATGCTTATGTATCTGCGCACCAGAGG TTTTTGCTAACTGGGGTAAAAGTTGGTCTTGAACCTACTGAACCCGTTGCTTCCTCTTCCTCAGGGAAGTCTGTCTCTAGAGAAAAAGTCCCAGAATCTGAAGCTCGCTCTTTTTCTAGAAGGGACTCGTTGCCCTTGGCTGGGCAATACAATGAAGTATTACCCAACCCTGTTGGTGGAGTTGGGGACTTTGCATCATCAAAGGTGTTGTATACTGGGGGCTCCTTTGCTGGAATCATCCCCCAATGGCCTATAGATGAATATCTTGGACTTCCTGAATACAATCAGAACTATGGCTACTTAGACAATGGATCATCTAAG GCTGATAGTGGCAAGCTTGGGGAATCCGATTCCCCAATTTTAAGAGCTTTTGAGGAAGAACTGGATGATGATGAGTGCTTGGGTCAGGTGCCAGAGGCCTCATGGGCTGTGCCACAGGTCCCTTCTCCACCTACTGCCTCAGGGCTATACTGGCCGAAAAACTATCAGAATGCATTGGAGGGTACCGTTTTTGTTCCTGATATATGCCACTCGCGTGCTCAGAATCCCATTCATTATCAGCATAATGGTACAATCTCAAAACGGAGGAGACAACTCTAA